A stretch of the Mustela nigripes isolate SB6536 chromosome X, MUSNIG.SB6536, whole genome shotgun sequence genome encodes the following:
- the LOC132007248 gene encoding carbonic anhydrase 5B, mitochondrial-like — MAPLCFLLVHPLWETVDLVPGGERQSPINIRWRDSVYDPGLKPLTISYDPTTCLHVWNNGYSFLVEFEDSTDKSEEVKLPEVHCFCQVTQLTAGELMENQQTTLCARPLSSWRLQQVLASCKVWSCTS, encoded by the exons ATGGCCCCGCTGTGCTTTCTCCTAGTGCACCCGCTGTGGGAGACCGTGGACCTGGTCCCGGGGGGCGAGCGCCAGTCGCCCATCAACATCCGCTGGAGGGACAGCGTCTATGATCCTGGCTTAAAACCGCTCACCATCTCTTACGACCCGACCACCTGCCTCCATGTCTGGAATAACGGGTACTCTTTCCTGGTGGAATTTGAAGATTCTACAGATAAGTCAG AGGAAGTGAAGCTCCCTGAAGTTCACTGCTTTtgccaggtcacacagctgactGCTGGAGAACTGATGGAAAATCAGCAGACCACACTCTGTGCAAGGCCTCTGAGCTCCTGGAGACTTCAGCAGGTGCTGGCCTCCTGCAAGGTCTGGAG CTGCACATCATGA
- the LOC132007247 gene encoding POM121-like protein 12: MGGYLSRHLGRYLRTAKAALPRPAWGNRYLRARPAPHRRGAVQSQVISVHRERWMQSRTRLPLPPHLDHPRVQRAVVPKAWRSFRGKSPLHTFLGLDFSSRRKSFVRHCLWKAQNVLNIWNMVTVNIAPPEGGGSSSGRPATQEHPHSCAMEIRLRARSPGQRGKKRSGRALRFEGPPAKRRRQSPGARPSAFRPVWKDGMAPSFVPRPGPLRRGLFWHRADQEATQPGPDPPPGHQQAPGESPGLGLRADERVPEPGPSCSLGLPLYPEPPPETRTSSPFTPLTPALPRHE, translated from the coding sequence ATGGGCGGCTACCTGAGCAGACACCTGGGCAGATACCTGCGCACGGCCAAGGCCGCGCTGCCACGCCCCGCTTGGGGAAACCGCTACCTGCGGGCCAGGCCCGCCCCCCACCGCCGCGGCGCGGTCCAGAGCCAAGTCATCTCAGTGCACCGGGAGCGCTGGATGCAGAGCCGGACCCGCCTCCCGCTGCCGCCCCACCTGGACCACCCCCGAGTCCAGAGGGCCGTAGTGCCCAAGGCCTGGAGGAGCTTCCGCGGCAAGTCCCCCCTCCACACCTTCCTGGGGCTGGATTTCTCTAGCAGGCGCAAGAGCTTCGTGAGGCACTGCCTCTGGAAGGCCCAGAACGTCCTGAACATCTGGAACATGGTGACCGTCAACATCGCTCCTCCTGAGGGCGGCGGGAGCTCCAGCGGGCgcccagccacccaggagcacccgCACTCCTGCGCCATGGAGATCCGGCTGAGGGCTCGCAGCCCCggccagagagggaagaagaggagcgGCAGAGCTCTCCGGTTCGAAGGCCCCCCGGCCAAGAGGAGGCGGCAGAGCCCAGGGGCCAGGCCGTCCGCCTTCAGGCCTGTGTGGAAAGATGGCATGGCCCCTTCCTTCGTGCCCAGGCCTGGGCCTCTGAGAAGAGGCCTCTTCTGGCATCGCGCCGACCAGGAGGCCACCCAGCCCGGGCCCGACCCGCCGCCAGGACACCAGCAGGCCCCAGGAGAGTCACCGGGCCTCGGCTTGAGAGCAGATGAGCGTGTCCCAGAGCCTGGGCCCTCCTGCAGCCTGGGGCTCCCCTTGTATCCTGAGCCACCGCCTGAGACTCGAACCAGCAGTCCTTTTACCCCGCTGACCCCCGCTCTACCCCGGCATGAGTGA